In Diachasmimorpha longicaudata isolate KC_UGA_2023 chromosome 7, iyDiaLong2, whole genome shotgun sequence, the following proteins share a genomic window:
- the LOC135164330 gene encoding protein fem-1 homolog B isoform X3: protein MTLLRDKGIHGSDKFIDEDGQRSTPFIAAARYGHDKVIKMLLDKFEPALEQGGTVKFDGDIIEGASALWCAAGAGHLNVIKTLVNAGADVNHATHTNSTPLRAACYDGRFDIVNYLVNHGADLHIANKYNNTCLMIAAYKGHVDILTFLLEQGANPNEKALCGATALHFAAEYGHCNIVSELLKYGTTITKNVSGMTPLIAAAERTRANVVEYLISENVATKEEVIEAYELLGASFANDKDNYCLSTAYTYLHKAMEMRYSDSANIIRKQVAEPVPAYENWRESETLERLESLKNDANALHMESLAIRERILGKYNPEVPLRIVYRGAVLADNARFDRCIDLWLHALHLRQSNSMSSGKDLLRFAQVFSQMVHLGIDLQFNQLLDVLEASVVELGRNKARMLTSDAKEDTEQYLEETEPNIMTTLYILTILVKLMALNEKAYDEDSVKKARFLVHKLCALKMTLRDGQTLLHLAVNSKTPVDDFHTNDVCKFPCSATAQLLINCGADVNAMDNERNTPLHVIVTYQKPISDFMTLHSIVLELVDAGAHMDIVNSQGKTPYDAATTGVAEILLRTQTKLSLQCMAAKAVKTYNLSYSGNVPRSLESFIELHGPGLHQG from the exons ATGACACTGTTGAGAGACAAAGGAATACACGGAAGCGAT AAATTCATAGATGAAGATGGACAAAGGAGCACTCCCTTCATTGCAGCAGCTCGCTATGGCCATGATAAAGTTATAAAAATGCTATTGGATAAGTTTGAACCTGCTCTTGAGCAAGGGGGAACTGTTAAGTTTGATGGAGATATCATCGAAGGAGCTAGTGCTTTGTGGTGTGCTGCAG GAGCTGGGCATTTGAACGTTATTAAAACACTCGTCAATGCTGGTGCCGATGTCAACCACGCAACGCATACAAATTCCACTCCTCTCAGAGCAGCGTGTTACGATGGCAGATTCGATATAGTAAATTATCTTGTCAATCACGGGGCTGATTTACACATAGCCAATAAATATAACAATACCTGTCTAATGATCGCCGCGTACAAGGGACACGTGGATATC CTGACATTTTTATTGGAGCAAGGTGCCAATCCCAACGAGAAGGCACTCTGTGGTGCGACAGCTCTTCACTTCGCAGCTGAATACGGTCATTGCAACATTGTATCCGAGTTGTTGAAATACGGTACGACAATAACGAAAAATGTCAGTGGAATGACCCCACTGATCGCAGCAGCTGAACGAACTCGAGCCAATGTAGTTGAATATTTGATATCCGAAAATGTCGCAACGAAGGAGGAGGTGATTGAGGCCTACGAACTCCTCGGTGCATCATTTGCAAACGACAAGGACAATTACTGCTTGTCAACAGCGTACACTTACCTCCATAAAGCCATGGAGATGAGATACAGTGACTCAGCAAACATAATCCGCAAACAAGTGGCAGAGCCTGTGCCTGCATACGAGAATtggagagagagtgagacTTTAGAAAGACTAGAGAGCTTAAAAAATGATGCAAATGCGCTTCATATGGAGTCATTGGCCATCAGGGAAAGAATACTAGGAAAGTACAATCCAGAAGTGCCACTTCGAATTGTCTACAGAGGAGCTGTTCTCGCTGATAATGCCAGATTCGATAGGTGTATTGACTTATGGCTGCATGCACTTCACCTACGACAGAGCAATAGCATGTCTTCTGGAAAAGATCTGCTAAGATTTGCCCAAGTCTTCTCTCAGATGGTTCACTTGGGTATCGATCTTCAGTTTAACCAACTTCTGGATGTGCTTGAGGCCAGTGTCGTTGAGCTGGGGAGAAATAAGGCGAGAATGCTAACATCTGATGCTAAAGAGGACACAGAACAGTATCTCGAGGAAACAGAGCCCAATATCATGACGACATTGTACATTTTGACTATTCTTGTGAAACTCATGGCACTCAATGAGAAAGCGTACGATGAAGACAGTGTTAAAAAAGCTAGGTTTCTTGTCCACAAATTGTGTGCACTCAAGATGACTTTGAGAGATGGACAGACTCTTCTTCATCTCGCTGTTAATTCTAAAACCCCAGTTGATGATTTTCATACCAATGATGTCTGCAAATTTCCTTGCTCAGCCACTGCACAGTTGTTGATTAACTGTGGTGCTGATGTAAATGCTATGGATAATGAGCGGAACACGCCTCTTCATGTTATCGTTACTTATCAGAAACCAATTAGTGATTTTATGACCCTGCACAGCATCGTACTGGAGCTGGTTGATGCTGGCGCGCATATGGATATTGTCAATAGTCAGGGAAAAACACCATACGATGCTGCCACAACTGGAGTCGCTGAGATCCTACTCAGGACTCAAACAAAATTGTCACTTCAGTGCATGGCTGCAAAAGCAGTCAAGACGTACAATCTTTCTTATTCGGGCAATGTACCGAGATCATTGGAGAGTTTTATCGAACTTCATGGGCCAGGTCTACATCAGGGCTAA
- the LOC135164340 gene encoding palmitoyl-protein thioesterase 1, which produces MYTFNLKIVFLFFLINAYQYTRGVGFPEAPVPIVLWHGMGDSCCFSFSLGQIKRIIEETIPGVYVKSVRIGNDVVEDVKNSYFRNVNEQVREVCEDLANDDKLQNGYNAIGFSQGAQFLRAVAQRCPVPQMKTLISLGGQHQGVYGLPDCGSMKHRFCDYLRRVLNYAAYYKIIQNRFVQAEYWHDPLKEEVYKRGSVFLADINNELIVNESYRNNLKALEKLVLVKFANDTMVQPRETEWFGFYKPGQATELETLQESALYIEDRLGLQEMDNNGQIDFLSIDTNHLQFTDHWLKEEIIHKYLMPSNLKYSMEIL; this is translated from the exons ATGTATACTTTCAacttgaaaattgtatttttattttttctaataaatgcTTATCAGTATACGAGAGGTGTTGGATTCCCTGAGGCGCCGGTGCCGATTGTCCTGTGGCATGGCATGG GGGACAGTTGTTGCTTTTCCTTCAGCCTGGGCCAAATCAAAAGAATCATAGAAGAGACAATACCTGGGGTCTACGTTAAGTCCGTACGAATTGGAAACGATGTTGTCGAG GACGTGAAGAACAGTTACTTCAGGAATGTTAACGAGCAAGTTCGGGAGGTCTGCGAGGACCTGGCCAACGATGACAAGTTGCAGAATGGATACaatgccattggattctccCAAGGAGCACAATTCTT ACGTGCAGTAGCTCAAAGGTGTCCAGTGCCCCAGATGAAGACATTGATTTCGTTGGGAGGGCAGCATCAGGGAGTTTATGGGTTGCCCGATTGTGGGTCTATGAAGCATCGATTCTGCGATTATCTTCGGAGAGTTCTTAATTATGCAGCTTATTACAA aattattcaaaatagATTCGTTCAGGCTGAATACTGGCACGACCCGCTGAAGGAGGAAGTGTACAAACGCGGAAGTGTCTTCCTGGCAGATATCAATAATGAATTGATAGTTAACGAG AGCTACAGAAATAACTTGAAGGCTCTTGAAAAATTGGTTCTTGTTAAATTTGCTAATGACACGATGGTTCAACCCCGGGAGACTGAGTGGTTCGGATTTTATAAGCCGGGACAAGCAACGGAACTCGAGACCCTCCAGGAATCTGCGCTTTATATTGAG GATCGTTTGGGACTGCAGGAAATGGACAACAACGGACAGATTGATTTCTTGTCGATTGACACTAATCACCTCCAGTTCACTGACCACTGGCTGAAGGAAGAAATCATCCACAAATATTTAATGCCGAGCAatctaaaatattcaatggaaaTACTCTGA
- the LOC135164330 gene encoding protein fem-1 homolog B isoform X2 — MTLLRDKGIHGSDIQCLYNLQKFIDEDGQRSTPFIAAARYGHDKVIKMLLDKFEPALEQGGTVKFDGDIIEGASALWCAAGAGHLNVIKTLVNAGADVNHATHTNSTPLRAACYDGRFDIVNYLVNHGADLHIANKYNNTCLMIAAYKGHVDILTFLLEQGANPNEKALCGATALHFAAEYGHCNIVSELLKYGTTITKNVSGMTPLIAAAERTRANVVEYLISENVATKEEVIEAYELLGASFANDKDNYCLSTAYTYLHKAMEMRYSDSANIIRKQVAEPVPAYENWRESETLERLESLKNDANALHMESLAIRERILGKYNPEVPLRIVYRGAVLADNARFDRCIDLWLHALHLRQSNSMSSGKDLLRFAQVFSQMVHLGIDLQFNQLLDVLEASVVELGRNKARMLTSDAKEDTEQYLEETEPNIMTTLYILTILVKLMALNEKAYDEDSVKKARFLVHKLCALKMTLRDGQTLLHLAVNSKTPVDDFHTNDVCKFPCSATAQLLINCGADVNAMDNERNTPLHVIVTYQKPISDFMTLHSIVLELVDAGAHMDIVNSQGKTPYDAATTGVAEILLRTQTKLSLQCMAAKAVKTYNLSYSGNVPRSLESFIELHGPGLHQG; from the exons ATGACACTGTTGAGAGACAAAGGAATACACGGAAGCGAT ATACAATGTTTATATAATTTACAGAAATTCATAGATGAAGATGGACAAAGGAGCACTCCCTTCATTGCAGCAGCTCGCTATGGCCATGATAAAGTTATAAAAATGCTATTGGATAAGTTTGAACCTGCTCTTGAGCAAGGGGGAACTGTTAAGTTTGATGGAGATATCATCGAAGGAGCTAGTGCTTTGTGGTGTGCTGCAG GAGCTGGGCATTTGAACGTTATTAAAACACTCGTCAATGCTGGTGCCGATGTCAACCACGCAACGCATACAAATTCCACTCCTCTCAGAGCAGCGTGTTACGATGGCAGATTCGATATAGTAAATTATCTTGTCAATCACGGGGCTGATTTACACATAGCCAATAAATATAACAATACCTGTCTAATGATCGCCGCGTACAAGGGACACGTGGATATC CTGACATTTTTATTGGAGCAAGGTGCCAATCCCAACGAGAAGGCACTCTGTGGTGCGACAGCTCTTCACTTCGCAGCTGAATACGGTCATTGCAACATTGTATCCGAGTTGTTGAAATACGGTACGACAATAACGAAAAATGTCAGTGGAATGACCCCACTGATCGCAGCAGCTGAACGAACTCGAGCCAATGTAGTTGAATATTTGATATCCGAAAATGTCGCAACGAAGGAGGAGGTGATTGAGGCCTACGAACTCCTCGGTGCATCATTTGCAAACGACAAGGACAATTACTGCTTGTCAACAGCGTACACTTACCTCCATAAAGCCATGGAGATGAGATACAGTGACTCAGCAAACATAATCCGCAAACAAGTGGCAGAGCCTGTGCCTGCATACGAGAATtggagagagagtgagacTTTAGAAAGACTAGAGAGCTTAAAAAATGATGCAAATGCGCTTCATATGGAGTCATTGGCCATCAGGGAAAGAATACTAGGAAAGTACAATCCAGAAGTGCCACTTCGAATTGTCTACAGAGGAGCTGTTCTCGCTGATAATGCCAGATTCGATAGGTGTATTGACTTATGGCTGCATGCACTTCACCTACGACAGAGCAATAGCATGTCTTCTGGAAAAGATCTGCTAAGATTTGCCCAAGTCTTCTCTCAGATGGTTCACTTGGGTATCGATCTTCAGTTTAACCAACTTCTGGATGTGCTTGAGGCCAGTGTCGTTGAGCTGGGGAGAAATAAGGCGAGAATGCTAACATCTGATGCTAAAGAGGACACAGAACAGTATCTCGAGGAAACAGAGCCCAATATCATGACGACATTGTACATTTTGACTATTCTTGTGAAACTCATGGCACTCAATGAGAAAGCGTACGATGAAGACAGTGTTAAAAAAGCTAGGTTTCTTGTCCACAAATTGTGTGCACTCAAGATGACTTTGAGAGATGGACAGACTCTTCTTCATCTCGCTGTTAATTCTAAAACCCCAGTTGATGATTTTCATACCAATGATGTCTGCAAATTTCCTTGCTCAGCCACTGCACAGTTGTTGATTAACTGTGGTGCTGATGTAAATGCTATGGATAATGAGCGGAACACGCCTCTTCATGTTATCGTTACTTATCAGAAACCAATTAGTGATTTTATGACCCTGCACAGCATCGTACTGGAGCTGGTTGATGCTGGCGCGCATATGGATATTGTCAATAGTCAGGGAAAAACACCATACGATGCTGCCACAACTGGAGTCGCTGAGATCCTACTCAGGACTCAAACAAAATTGTCACTTCAGTGCATGGCTGCAAAAGCAGTCAAGACGTACAATCTTTCTTATTCGGGCAATGTACCGAGATCATTGGAGAGTTTTATCGAACTTCATGGGCCAGGTCTACATCAGGGCTAA
- the LOC135164330 gene encoding protein fem-1 homolog B isoform X1 produces the protein MAEKSEIHQDKLQRVYCMARDGLSMTLCAHLAEKPRKLANRLINEKFIDEDGQRSTPFIAAARYGHDKVIKMLLDKFEPALEQGGTVKFDGDIIEGASALWCAAGAGHLNVIKTLVNAGADVNHATHTNSTPLRAACYDGRFDIVNYLVNHGADLHIANKYNNTCLMIAAYKGHVDILTFLLEQGANPNEKALCGATALHFAAEYGHCNIVSELLKYGTTITKNVSGMTPLIAAAERTRANVVEYLISENVATKEEVIEAYELLGASFANDKDNYCLSTAYTYLHKAMEMRYSDSANIIRKQVAEPVPAYENWRESETLERLESLKNDANALHMESLAIRERILGKYNPEVPLRIVYRGAVLADNARFDRCIDLWLHALHLRQSNSMSSGKDLLRFAQVFSQMVHLGIDLQFNQLLDVLEASVVELGRNKARMLTSDAKEDTEQYLEETEPNIMTTLYILTILVKLMALNEKAYDEDSVKKARFLVHKLCALKMTLRDGQTLLHLAVNSKTPVDDFHTNDVCKFPCSATAQLLINCGADVNAMDNERNTPLHVIVTYQKPISDFMTLHSIVLELVDAGAHMDIVNSQGKTPYDAATTGVAEILLRTQTKLSLQCMAAKAVKTYNLSYSGNVPRSLESFIELHGPGLHQG, from the exons ATGGCAGAGAAGTCGGAAATTCATCAGGATAAACTCCAGAGGGTGTATTGTATGGCTAGAGATGGCCTGTCAATGACTCTTTGTGCTCATTTGGCTGAGAAACCTCGAAAATTGGCGAATAGACTGATAAACGAG AAATTCATAGATGAAGATGGACAAAGGAGCACTCCCTTCATTGCAGCAGCTCGCTATGGCCATGATAAAGTTATAAAAATGCTATTGGATAAGTTTGAACCTGCTCTTGAGCAAGGGGGAACTGTTAAGTTTGATGGAGATATCATCGAAGGAGCTAGTGCTTTGTGGTGTGCTGCAG GAGCTGGGCATTTGAACGTTATTAAAACACTCGTCAATGCTGGTGCCGATGTCAACCACGCAACGCATACAAATTCCACTCCTCTCAGAGCAGCGTGTTACGATGGCAGATTCGATATAGTAAATTATCTTGTCAATCACGGGGCTGATTTACACATAGCCAATAAATATAACAATACCTGTCTAATGATCGCCGCGTACAAGGGACACGTGGATATC CTGACATTTTTATTGGAGCAAGGTGCCAATCCCAACGAGAAGGCACTCTGTGGTGCGACAGCTCTTCACTTCGCAGCTGAATACGGTCATTGCAACATTGTATCCGAGTTGTTGAAATACGGTACGACAATAACGAAAAATGTCAGTGGAATGACCCCACTGATCGCAGCAGCTGAACGAACTCGAGCCAATGTAGTTGAATATTTGATATCCGAAAATGTCGCAACGAAGGAGGAGGTGATTGAGGCCTACGAACTCCTCGGTGCATCATTTGCAAACGACAAGGACAATTACTGCTTGTCAACAGCGTACACTTACCTCCATAAAGCCATGGAGATGAGATACAGTGACTCAGCAAACATAATCCGCAAACAAGTGGCAGAGCCTGTGCCTGCATACGAGAATtggagagagagtgagacTTTAGAAAGACTAGAGAGCTTAAAAAATGATGCAAATGCGCTTCATATGGAGTCATTGGCCATCAGGGAAAGAATACTAGGAAAGTACAATCCAGAAGTGCCACTTCGAATTGTCTACAGAGGAGCTGTTCTCGCTGATAATGCCAGATTCGATAGGTGTATTGACTTATGGCTGCATGCACTTCACCTACGACAGAGCAATAGCATGTCTTCTGGAAAAGATCTGCTAAGATTTGCCCAAGTCTTCTCTCAGATGGTTCACTTGGGTATCGATCTTCAGTTTAACCAACTTCTGGATGTGCTTGAGGCCAGTGTCGTTGAGCTGGGGAGAAATAAGGCGAGAATGCTAACATCTGATGCTAAAGAGGACACAGAACAGTATCTCGAGGAAACAGAGCCCAATATCATGACGACATTGTACATTTTGACTATTCTTGTGAAACTCATGGCACTCAATGAGAAAGCGTACGATGAAGACAGTGTTAAAAAAGCTAGGTTTCTTGTCCACAAATTGTGTGCACTCAAGATGACTTTGAGAGATGGACAGACTCTTCTTCATCTCGCTGTTAATTCTAAAACCCCAGTTGATGATTTTCATACCAATGATGTCTGCAAATTTCCTTGCTCAGCCACTGCACAGTTGTTGATTAACTGTGGTGCTGATGTAAATGCTATGGATAATGAGCGGAACACGCCTCTTCATGTTATCGTTACTTATCAGAAACCAATTAGTGATTTTATGACCCTGCACAGCATCGTACTGGAGCTGGTTGATGCTGGCGCGCATATGGATATTGTCAATAGTCAGGGAAAAACACCATACGATGCTGCCACAACTGGAGTCGCTGAGATCCTACTCAGGACTCAAACAAAATTGTCACTTCAGTGCATGGCTGCAAAAGCAGTCAAGACGTACAATCTTTCTTATTCGGGCAATGTACCGAGATCATTGGAGAGTTTTATCGAACTTCATGGGCCAGGTCTACATCAGGGCTAA
- the LOC135164332 gene encoding probable RNA-binding protein 46 — translation MEILKMNQDVPEKPVDDYRITARLLDLMKQTHYELIQENGQRRLTAPELTSDLRSSMKGAEVFVGRLPRDCYEDEIMPVLDRAGRLLELRLMLDFSGTTRGYAFALFESSRVARRACELLDGYEIRPGHRIGVVKSIDNCRLFFGGVPKDKTKAEFAEDLGKFLDGILDVYLYPNAQDRTQNRGFIFVEFKDHRSAAMARRQLMPGRITLWDHEVAVDWADPEPGDPVDEDVMETVTALFVRNLPIETAHHKIRDIFQKTTGIPILKFKKINHFAFIHYETRELAQKVLEIMSQPGGIAAQNEWEIRWAKPISSSKILERQRSIHEAVQASLNQNLKPPVYVPPKGNSKRNKKKTSKQQVEAPREIPCEIRHAFQEVDRTVSSESPRSGPGLLSLGVPMQNPDLLDFKKLLEHFVMRNLGAHCQFRCTQVYTPPGYICTVSIVHEEHILYEFQGDVMITQALAMDLTARNAYYRLSSDFGELPAYPVPVYSPAACHPNRAQPCH, via the exons atggaaattttgaaaatgaaccAGGACGTTCCAGAAAAGCCTGTAGATGACTATCGAATCACGGCCCGTCTCCTTGACCTGATGAAGCAGACGCACTACGAGCTCATCCAAGAGAACGGCCAGCGTCGTCTCACCGCCCCGGAGTTAACATCAGACCTGAGGAGCAGCATGAAAGGTGCTGAAGTGTTCGTTGGTCGCCTGCCGAGGGACTGTTACGAGGACGAAATAATGCCAGTGCTGGATCGCGCCGGAAGACTCTTGGAGCTTCGTCTGATGCTCGACTTCTCTGGGACAACGAGAGGGTACGCATTCGCCCTCTTCGAGAGCTCTAGAGTGGCTCGCAGGGCCTGTGAATTGCTAGATGGCTACGAGATTCGTCCGGGGCACAGGATCGGCGTCGTCAAGTCCATCGACAACTGTCGACTCTTCTTCGGGGGTGTCCCCAAGGACAAGACCAAGGCGGAATTCGCGGAGGACCTGGGGAAGTTTCTCGACGGTATCTTGGATGTTTATCTGTACCCGAATGCACAGGATCGCACGCAAAATCGAGGATTCATCTTCGTGGAGTTCAAGGATCATCGGTCTGCTGCTATGGCCAGGCGCCAGCTCATGCCTGGGCGAATCACTCTATGGGATCACGAGGTTGCTGTCGATTGGGCTGATCCAGAGCCTGGGGATCCGGTTGATGAGGATGTAATGGAGACG GTAACTGCTCTTTTCGTTCGTAATCTACCAATTGAGACTGCTCATCACAAGATTCGAGACATTTTCCAGAAAACAACTGGAATTCCAATCTTGAAATTCAAGAAGATCAATCACTTTGCATTTATTCACTATGAAACTCGTGAATTGGCTCAGAAGGTTCTTGAGATTATGAGTC AACCTGGAGGGATTGCTGCACAAAACGAGTGGGAAATTCGCTGGGCAAAGCCGATTAGTTCATCAAAAATCCTCGAGAGACAGCGTTCCATCCACGAGGCAGTCCAAGCCTCCCTCAATCAGAATCTCAAGCCTCCAGTCTATGTCCCACCAAAGGGCAACAGCAAACGCAATAAAAAGAAGACCAGCAAGCAACAGGTGGAGGCACCCCGAGAGATCCCCTGCGAGATCAGACACGCTTTTCAAGAAGTCGACAGAACTGTCTCCTCTGAAAGTCCACGATCTGGTCCTGGACTACTCTCGCTGGGCGTACCAATGCAAAATCCTGATTTACTGGATTTCAAGAAGCTTCTCGAGCACTTTGTAATGAGAAACTTGGGGGCGCACTGCCAGTTTCGTTGTACGCAGGTGTACACACCCCCAGGATATATCTGCACG GTTTCAATCGTCCATGAGGAGCACATTCTGTACGAATTTCAAGGTGATGTCATGATCACCCAAGCCCTGGCGATGGATTTAACAGCTCGAAATGCCTACTATCGACTCAGCAGTGATTTTGGAGAGTTACCAGCGTATCCAGTACCAGTTTATTCACCAGCAGCCTGTCACCCAAATAGGGCCCAGCCTTGCCACTAA
- the LOC135164338 gene encoding probable ribosome production factor 1, with product MKLKNLRKNPFSAAKPKDDVVEVKEESTEEQAPEEVSFPQDTNFNHIKCKAVRQMKVQKMMKAKTKAKKEAKKARIQSGAPKQVPHTIESLREKDETTIDGDLDAEENAELKTELMNDEFAAYYRKDYEPKVLITYCDNPTRKTRIFGRELTRIIPNSLSLYRNRSGVKKMVKSATARGFTDIIVINENQCQPNGMLVVHLPDGPTAQFKLSNVKITPELKRSHKEISEHRPEVILNNFTTRLGFTIGRMLGALFHYQPEFKGRRAVTFHNQRDYIFFRHHRYEFNLKTGKPRLRELGPRFTLRLRSLQHGTFDSKYGEYEWIIQGKRHAMETSRRKFFL from the exons ATGAAGCTGAAAAACCTTCGGAAGAATCCCTTCAGTGCTGCGAAACCAAAAGACGATGTGGTGGAAGTTAAAGAGGAAAGTACAGAGGAACAGGCACCAGAAGAGGTTAGTTTCCCACAGGATACAAATTTCAATCACATAAAATGCAAAGCTGTGAGGCAAATGAAAGttcaaaaaatgatgaaagccAAGACAAAGGCCAAAAAAGAAGCGAAGAAAGCTAGAATTCAGTCTGGTGCCCCAAAACAAGTGCCCCACACAATTGAgagtcttcgtgaaaaagacGAGACCACGATTGATGGGGATCTTGATGCCGAGGAGAATGCAGAACTAAAAACGGAATTGATGAATGATGAATTCGCTGCCTATTACAGAAAAGATTATGAGCCTAAAGTGCTGATTACGTATTGTGATAATCcaacgagaaaaacacgaatttTTGGGCGAGAACTCACTCGTATTATTCCTAATTCGCTATCTCTGTATCGAAATCGTTCAGGGGTTAAGAAAATGGTGAAATCGGCGACTGCAAGAGGATTTACTGATATCATAGTTATCAATGAGAATCAGTGCCAGCCCA ATGGTATGTTAGTTGTCCACTTACCGGATGGCCCAACAGCGCAATTCAAGTTGAGTAACGTTAAGATAACTCCAGAGTTGAAGAGAAGCCACAAAGAAATTAGTGAACACAGGCCTGAAGTTATACTGAATAATTTCACAACACGATTGGGTTTCACTATTGGGCGTATGCTTGGAGCTCTCTTCCATTACCAACCAGAATTCAAGGGACGTAGGGCAGTTACCTTCCACAATCAACGTGATTATATCTTCTTCAGGCACCACAG ATAcgaattcaatttgaaaacTGGGAAACCCCGTTTGAGAGAATTGGGACCTCGATTTACATTGCGCCTTAGATCCCTCCAGCATGGAACATTTGACAGCAAATATGGAGAATACGAATGGATAATTCAGGGCAAACGTCATGCGATGGAAACCAGCAGGAGGAAATTCTtcttgtaa
- the LOC135164334 gene encoding tRNA (guanine(6)-N2)-methyltransferase THUMP3-like translates to MSEEFKCDLERLFDISTNDSDLLTVQTTVDTGFEWQAVDECKEKISPHLRVVKDRGKIFFNVNSKDFSKVRKLRSVDNIYVVASIQYLTYNTENADTNLTLFKESVKTCSQLKKCLNAWKEITRFPGKLYPTLEDYQNVVEIYKAKKEQNKNDDKVPGSKKRGCDPKLGEENDVLSFRVSCERTGTHNFESSQVACAVGGQMQDLYHWIVDLTSYQLEVLYKITHGQVIMGLRVTPESLHRRNIKYFGPTTLRATIAYNLLSLADPKPGDIIVDPMCGGGSIPIEGALELRHSFIIGGDNHEKAVARSRLNFEALEGSFKSDLIRWDVMQLPFKNSYVDAFVTDMPFGKRMGSMFDNRVLYKKYLLELARTVRVQHGRLVLLTYDRRSMVGALQVAKNLLKVKKMLGVSMGGLNAAVYLLKRTKLTYEQFQLSANNVTKSS, encoded by the exons ATGTCGGAGGAATTCAAATGTGATTTAGAAAGGCTCTTCGATATATCCACAAACGATAGTGACTTGTTAACAGTGCAAACGACTGTGGATACAG GTTTTGAATGGCAAGCGGTGGACGAATGCAAAGAGAAGATATCCCCACATCTACGAGTGGTAAAGGATAGAggaaagatatttttcaatgtgaattccaaagatttttctaaagtccgaAAATTAAGATCAGTCGATAATATTTATGTTGTCGCCAGCATTCAATACTTGACTTACAACACCGAAAATGCAGATACCAATCTGACATTATTCAAAGAATCTGTGAAGACATGTTCACAATTGAAGAAGTGTTTGAATGCTTGGAAGGAAATCACACGATTCCCCGGTAAATTATATCCCACGTTAGAGGATTACCAAAATGTTGTTGAGATTTATAAAGCGAAAAAAgaacagaataaaaatgacgaCAAAGTTCCTGGTAGCAAGAAAAGAGGCTGCGATCCGAAGTTGGGCGAGGAAAATGATGTATTATCATTCAGGGTTTCATGTGAGAGAACAGGGACTCATAATTTCGAGTCGAGTCAAGTTGCTTGTGCTGTTGGAGGTCAAATGCAAGATCTTTACCACTGGATCGTGGATCTAACGAGTTACCAGCTCGAAGTTCTGTATAAAATTACTCATG GGCAAGTGATAATGGGGCTAAGAGTCACACCAGAGTCTCTCCATCGAAGGAATATCAAATACTTTGGGCCGACAACACTTAGGGCTACTATAGCGTATAATTTATTGAGCTTAGCCGACCCGAAACCAGGGGATATAATTGTTGACCCCATGTGCGGTGGAGGATCTATTCCCATTGAG gGAGCTCTAGAATTACGTCACTCTTTTATAATCGGTGGCGATAATCACGAAAAAGCAGTTGCGAGGTCTAGACTGAACTTCGAAGCCCTGGAAGGATCCTTCAAATCTGATTTAATCAGGTGGGATGTTATGCAACTGCCATTCAAGAACTCCTATGTCGATGCTTTTGTCACAGACATGCCATTTGGCAAGAGAATGGGATCGATGTTCGACAATAGGGTTCTCTACAAGAAATATCTTCTCGAATTAGCTCGAACGGTCAGAGTGCAACATGGCAGGTTAGTTCTACTCACTTATGATCGTCGAAGTATGGTTGGAGCTCTGCAGGTGGCAAAGAACCTGCTCAAAGTGAAGAAAATGCTTGGAGTCAGCATGGGTGGACTCAACGCTGCTGTTTACCTTTTAAAACGAACTAAACTGACGTACGAACAGTTCCAACTATCTGCCAACAATGTTACCAAGTCTTCTTGA